From a region of the Oncorhynchus tshawytscha isolate Ot180627B linkage group LG14, Otsh_v2.0, whole genome shotgun sequence genome:
- the LOC112267293 gene encoding T-lymphocyte activation antigen CD80 isoform X2, translated as MTVDYRMCARRLLRRCVILFLVSVQFIQSKDVTMVIGEVGGAVTLPCTSDIQRLPNHLYVQRPDPNKFINGYHKTRDLPSPHPEYANRTQVDHTQGTMRLWNIRLSDEGLYECHIGYPTKNNQKNIQLRVTANYSIPNVTVACDNGSCLVTCSSDNGYPRRDVEWSLNPPLNQSHWGVVNSSGGTDPVSMLFSVFSSISINCSSEPRLNLSCAVGGALSQEHTVCRHPDISVISVISAVSVIAAVLLCFLVLVSSSKKKKAQTARGNQGGKGPASSEET; from the exons ATGACTGTG GACTACAGGATGTGTGCGCGTCGGCTGCTTCG AAGGTGTGTCATCTTATTCCTGGTATCGGTTCAGTTCATTCAAAGTAAAG ATGTCACCATGGTGAtaggagaggtgggtggggcTGTGACCCTCCCCTGTACCTCTGACATCCAGAGACTCCCAAACCACCTGTATGTACAGAGACCTGACCCAAACAAGTTCATTAATGGCTACCATAAGACGAGGGACTTACCATCCCCTCACCCGGAGTATGCAAACCGTACTCAAGTAGACCACACACAGGGAACAATGAGGCTGTGGAATATACGGCTGTCAGATGAGGGGCTGTACGAATGCCACATCGGATACCCAACCAAGAACAACCAGAAGAACATCCAGCTCAGAGTGACAG CCAACTACAGCATCCCCAATGTAACAGTGGCCTGTGACAACGGCAGCTGCTTGGTGACATGTTCCTCTGACAACGGTTACCCTCGTAGGGATGTTGAGTGGAGCCTGAACCCTCCTCTTAACCAGAGCCACTGGGGAGTAGTGAACAGCAGTGGGGGGACAGACCCGGTCTCTATGCTGTTCTCTGTCTTCAGTTCCATATCCATCAACTGCTCCTCTGAACCCCGGCTGAACCTCAGCTGTGCTGTAGGGGGCGCCCTCTCACAGGAACACACTGTTT GCAGGCATCCTGATATCTCTGTTATCTCTGTGatctctgctgtctctgtgatCGCTGCTGTTCTGCTGTGTTTCCTGGTTCTGGTATCTAGCAGCAAGAAAAAGAAGGCTCAGACAGCCAGAGGTAATCAAG GAGGAAAGGGACCAGCAAGTTCAGAGGA
- the LOC112267293 gene encoding T-lymphocyte activation antigen CD80 isoform X1 has product MTVDYRMCARRLLRRCVILFLVSVQFIQSKDVTMVIGEVGGAVTLPCTSDIQRLPNHLYVQRPDPNKFINGYHKTRDLPSPHPEYANRTQVDHTQGTMRLWNIRLSDEGLYECHIGYPTKNNQKNIQLRVTANYSIPNVTVACDNGSCLVTCSSDNGYPRRDVEWSLNPPLNQSHWGVVNSSGGTDPVSMLFSVFSSISINCSSEPRLNLSCAVGGALSQEHTVCRHPDISVISVISAVSVIAAVLLCFLVLVSSSKKKKAQTARGNQGGKGPASSEENVQLT; this is encoded by the exons ATGACTGTG GACTACAGGATGTGTGCGCGTCGGCTGCTTCG AAGGTGTGTCATCTTATTCCTGGTATCGGTTCAGTTCATTCAAAGTAAAG ATGTCACCATGGTGAtaggagaggtgggtggggcTGTGACCCTCCCCTGTACCTCTGACATCCAGAGACTCCCAAACCACCTGTATGTACAGAGACCTGACCCAAACAAGTTCATTAATGGCTACCATAAGACGAGGGACTTACCATCCCCTCACCCGGAGTATGCAAACCGTACTCAAGTAGACCACACACAGGGAACAATGAGGCTGTGGAATATACGGCTGTCAGATGAGGGGCTGTACGAATGCCACATCGGATACCCAACCAAGAACAACCAGAAGAACATCCAGCTCAGAGTGACAG CCAACTACAGCATCCCCAATGTAACAGTGGCCTGTGACAACGGCAGCTGCTTGGTGACATGTTCCTCTGACAACGGTTACCCTCGTAGGGATGTTGAGTGGAGCCTGAACCCTCCTCTTAACCAGAGCCACTGGGGAGTAGTGAACAGCAGTGGGGGGACAGACCCGGTCTCTATGCTGTTCTCTGTCTTCAGTTCCATATCCATCAACTGCTCCTCTGAACCCCGGCTGAACCTCAGCTGTGCTGTAGGGGGCGCCCTCTCACAGGAACACACTGTTT GCAGGCATCCTGATATCTCTGTTATCTCTGTGatctctgctgtctctgtgatCGCTGCTGTTCTGCTGTGTTTCCTGGTTCTGGTATCTAGCAGCAAGAAAAAGAAGGCTCAGACAGCCAGAGGTAATCAAG GAGGAAAGGGACCAGCAAGTTCAGAGGA AAATGTACAGCTGACCTGA
- the LOC112267293 gene encoding T-lymphocyte activation antigen CD80 isoform X3 has product MTVDYRMCARRLLRRCVILFLVSVQFIQSKDVTMVIGEVGGAVTLPCTSDIQRLPNHLYVQRPDPNKFINGYHKTRDLPSPHPEYANRTQVDHTQGTMRLWNIRLSDEGLYECHIGYPTKNNQKNIQLRVTANYSIPNVTVACDNGSCLVTCSSDNGYPRRDVEWSLNPPLNQSHWGVVNSSGGTDPVSMLFSVFSSISINCSSEPRLNLSCAVGGALSQEHTVSARKRRLRQPEVIKEERDQQVQRKMYS; this is encoded by the exons ATGACTGTG GACTACAGGATGTGTGCGCGTCGGCTGCTTCG AAGGTGTGTCATCTTATTCCTGGTATCGGTTCAGTTCATTCAAAGTAAAG ATGTCACCATGGTGAtaggagaggtgggtggggcTGTGACCCTCCCCTGTACCTCTGACATCCAGAGACTCCCAAACCACCTGTATGTACAGAGACCTGACCCAAACAAGTTCATTAATGGCTACCATAAGACGAGGGACTTACCATCCCCTCACCCGGAGTATGCAAACCGTACTCAAGTAGACCACACACAGGGAACAATGAGGCTGTGGAATATACGGCTGTCAGATGAGGGGCTGTACGAATGCCACATCGGATACCCAACCAAGAACAACCAGAAGAACATCCAGCTCAGAGTGACAG CCAACTACAGCATCCCCAATGTAACAGTGGCCTGTGACAACGGCAGCTGCTTGGTGACATGTTCCTCTGACAACGGTTACCCTCGTAGGGATGTTGAGTGGAGCCTGAACCCTCCTCTTAACCAGAGCCACTGGGGAGTAGTGAACAGCAGTGGGGGGACAGACCCGGTCTCTATGCTGTTCTCTGTCTTCAGTTCCATATCCATCAACTGCTCCTCTGAACCCCGGCTGAACCTCAGCTGTGCTGTAGGGGGCGCCCTCTCACAGGAACACACTGTTT CAGCAAGAAAAAGAAGGCTCAGACAGCCAGAGGTAATCAAG GAGGAAAGGGACCAGCAAGTTCAGAGGA AAATGTACAGCTGA
- the LOC112267293 gene encoding T-lymphocyte activation antigen CD80 isoform X4, with the protein MTVDYRMCARRLLRRCVILFLVSVQFIQSKDVTMVIGEVGGAVTLPCTSDIQRLPNHLYVQRPDPNKFINGYHKTRDLPSPHPEYANRTQVDHTQGTMRLWNIRLSDEGLYECHIGYPTKNNQKNIQLRVTANYSIPNVTVACDNGSCLVTCSSDNGYPRRDVEWSLNPPLNQSHWGVVNSSGGTDPVSMLFSVFSSISINCSSEPRLNLSCAVGGALSQEHTVSARKRRLRQPEVIKEERDQQVQRRPEH; encoded by the exons ATGACTGTG GACTACAGGATGTGTGCGCGTCGGCTGCTTCG AAGGTGTGTCATCTTATTCCTGGTATCGGTTCAGTTCATTCAAAGTAAAG ATGTCACCATGGTGAtaggagaggtgggtggggcTGTGACCCTCCCCTGTACCTCTGACATCCAGAGACTCCCAAACCACCTGTATGTACAGAGACCTGACCCAAACAAGTTCATTAATGGCTACCATAAGACGAGGGACTTACCATCCCCTCACCCGGAGTATGCAAACCGTACTCAAGTAGACCACACACAGGGAACAATGAGGCTGTGGAATATACGGCTGTCAGATGAGGGGCTGTACGAATGCCACATCGGATACCCAACCAAGAACAACCAGAAGAACATCCAGCTCAGAGTGACAG CCAACTACAGCATCCCCAATGTAACAGTGGCCTGTGACAACGGCAGCTGCTTGGTGACATGTTCCTCTGACAACGGTTACCCTCGTAGGGATGTTGAGTGGAGCCTGAACCCTCCTCTTAACCAGAGCCACTGGGGAGTAGTGAACAGCAGTGGGGGGACAGACCCGGTCTCTATGCTGTTCTCTGTCTTCAGTTCCATATCCATCAACTGCTCCTCTGAACCCCGGCTGAACCTCAGCTGTGCTGTAGGGGGCGCCCTCTCACAGGAACACACTGTTT CAGCAAGAAAAAGAAGGCTCAGACAGCCAGAGGTAATCAAG GAGGAAAGGGACCAGCAAGTTCAGAGGA